The following proteins are encoded in a genomic region of Bernardetia sp. MNP-M8:
- a CDS encoding T9SS type A sorting domain-containing protein → MQNINTKSLQFLKRGGKNIFFLFFFLFFSFQANAADFYWVGGSGNWSDFATHWATTSGGATFQTNAPTAADNVFFDVNSGAAGYTVTLDIAALANNFSFDGNAFSFDGTNSLVISGTSANSSIQAITFGGTNTYTFTGAYTAIAASQTRFTTTGDVDFNANIDIGNGSTFSFTPDATTTITGIFTSNSICSAQNTINSTGGAAPVIFTAASTWSNTNITNINATGSVTLQSGTITTSTGITDNTTNRNLFWVGGTGNWNNTARWSLTSGGTGGECVPTATDDVNFDGASGLAGGTVSLNVAAPVRNFNYDVAGVTFTAANPLTVNGTTNIAATRTVDFAGASSYTFLGDFTANATTTTNFSNGNLAAFGNVTVETGSTFRFSSSTGGTATVSGTFTPNGNCSNPVTLSATGAFTAPVNFANPQTWSGVDVSAINSTGANVTVNSISVVVTGNFTDNTTTGRTLFWVGGTGNWSDPIHWSLASGGTGGECIPTSIDDVFFDAASFTTAGQIVTIDIDATSKDLDWTGVTNTPTLTGAAARQFILTGSLTFAAAMNQTGNAPTFEGLMIFSSATSQNIIMNGKGLNRTRFQTGAAGEWTLQDAFLVRNQLLLNSGTLDTNDENVTAGTFSTNNILVPTRNLNLGASTITLTSASTIVLDYRNDTNFSLNSGTSTINISSNTTTIETGILAKTISNLNYIGAGVRTINTGSDVNTITFGNITTANNGGQLNINGTSPKVYNNITLGNNVSGTITGANTNLGNIINGNVTLGINGANNFAGGYDINGDFSFGNNKTVRFNTANDSRFGATLTTGTASTFVAGGNKNTTFIGAFTLGDNSTATFNNSGVGNSNSFSDINMNNGTTFAFSSITNNTVSGNINVLGSCATPITLTSNNPPNQASLQLTNALFLVGATVQNINATAQPINVANGTLANNTNVTGNSVSRDLYWVHSVAGAGSTTNWYNAANWSLTSGGVTGECPPTIYDNVFFDANSFSATGQIVDMDNDAFCRNMDWTGTTNDPFLQSIGEDTDLTVGGNLTFVNGMTVGTGGTNPNEIRDIYFAATNALTTPVVVPATTNNTIDWGIPNENTDGKRFQRAFFNQNKEMIVAATASWSLSSAFNLTQEVPFGRLTLENGDIITNSNPIQIRILDANGADGSLNIGDSEITLRATGLTFDFRNDANFNFINPGANSFFSLTSGGGNVEGYTGSESKEMPDIIVTQNNNVTINSENGTDRITFRSIDLQDNNVLFNLTGTSPKTYSEALAFNNGINATFDGGTANVDRSIFEEAVSFAVNSQANFIGNDQFENTFTVAGTAGAGIRFTGTGRKRFQGDVTLGVGSLFSLQNTSGPPNSFTNVTLANSTIFEFSPNADSNVTGNFVAIADCLTPIIIRSSIAGNAATVDFNLAQSWENTTVTDINNIGTVVMVDSGTDGGNNTGIDFSTITLRTLYWVHNGNPSAATGASPTAFALGNWNDPNNWSLTSGGQTGECPPTLNDDVFFDANSFGAGSQIVNIDVNAQARDMTWTGATGVPILTGSPIFNIQIGGSLTFINDINFTFAGETFFRNTNTGTNIITSDGQVFNGNVIFYDNTLGTGIWQLADDFATNQTFNLVDGTFTTSPANHQLTARIIDVFAIANGVGDPTRELNLNGSVANATRNGGLAVDFRGNTANFVLSSTATSELHITGVGDIDLEMGEAAKTIPNLFIDNATTGNTINVNSSNIENNLNRITFRDVTALQNNLTFNMNGDAPKTYGNILFPDNALVDFRGVTNAAPLVNFYTGTVTFGQNTRIDWYGDNQFQQAVTIASTTNDGNAVRLHEDNEFLATAPLTFSTVGIARFTAGNNDRTNIFRAPVNFLGGRNVVVFNGNQTTIARFISTLFIASTAAQQAYIDFQARPEFHAQVEFGEAAGGNATTQVRFRRGLDFGPAPLGTRFITGNDSRIDFENPDVSVIRDMEVGENNVLTFENDLTIDNLNLSRFDVVNFPNSDGTAPNNGVTAVTGFVRAREGCAGWINIRSNLTGVQANIDFQNAHTGLNGFLYTFIQDINNVGGNVVEADPAIVSDIGNNSNITFINNQPSRTFYWVESDNGNYSGNWNDLNADNHWSLVGSGGAPSYCIPTANDNVIFDDNSFAGAGTETVNIDNFFSYCKNMTWSASDANRGRLIGDNLHTVQVFGNLIFADFASDRDWNDFPGTFEFKGTNVGQAKTLLSNGSRFFGPVIFNAPFDDWTLSDSMRVEGGGRANITISYGDVFATDKNIRLEHDWIITNNAVSLPQARFIAGTGTVTFDGNTDADITIADVETGAACTECTSVGSTCSTSPFYNLTNEKPWNRRTEINTTISILNNFHIVGGYFEDDGFQIRGNATGNVYMSHNTLLRLGDNNDATVFPTCYLPANIILSKGATDGLVDDNSFPVNASTQASIVEYRCPDEQMIAGGTDFTYGTLRIISNNTSNGNNVKRFTGEATIEGAFFIGNEQTVYDMGYQLRGNSHNQANNILSTGNNVTLILGTNQTASERTYTATNVPLNVTVPPVVTADIATTFPKFTTGDGTFGNGVFSDAKVSLSTNSTVIFNANADQEVAGGITYGSIILRSTGSDIANPILKTVTQHNGASAGEMTIAADALVESFNHFIDDGFQITGNATGTFTGEANSKMIIGNQTSGTNFPDTFIRANISLDANDHETIYNADVPQFMSNEPIYGNLTLTAPNSIDAELIEKRFRPDPAGTNAGLTADINGNLLINPRNHLIDEGNQIRGLAPKSVTMNSDAPLGESMLTLGTNGGTDIATQFPLTFGTIVLNDLTTVIYNTGSGQNQNVRGAGLNGIATGTDSYYNLIIQSGNEFTARKILQAATRIRNNFTIRTGSRFEDNRNQVTGSVATGIITMENGANLYIGLNNGSIQTVFPTNYERARINLDNNSTVRYQSRRTTAPFQFVSSEPIYGNLFLASGYGSAGANIPKIIVPTPVIATNTTLTVTRTLTVDYRVRFEDTGIQIIGNALNIANNLLVRDGSELVLGTATQATLFPTLYPRVNTNLSHLQPTKSTVIYNSGVTGNNISAEPNYGNVTLTNAAASGTVTKELLGTTDIYGNLLIQNRNNLEVTASNHQINLRGNWTCQPTGSFNSQQGRVVLNGTTEQRITTNAQKFFELEASSTGGSFRMMDDITIKEDGKTIFNTGLFIPDDVALGTNSTRMMIFERNASIDGSSTYSVGGWVSTSAAAPLSADGPSNASHVVGKVQKIGEDAFIFPIGNGISYAPAGLSERNNNAAVFEARYVGPRLPTLDGYDVNLKEPSIQVVSNVEYWLINNEGAADEAFVYLSWEAARSVAYQPEGLLVLRWDDPTPIWQNKLNGGHTNASAQGVVVSQAKISNFSPFTLGSITNFNPLPLDLLAFDAKLEGESVKVTWETINEQNNSHFMVECSQDGNSFSSLGRVDAKGTGLEGTFNYQFWDAEPFTGLSYYRLQQVDKNGSFEYSPVRSVLFEKVISGIKGEVSLYPNPNGGARFYLNLDGKLTIDAQIQIVDMTGRIVHQQDVQKGGADIVITPMRVLPAGAYLLRFVTATESITKKFVVE, encoded by the coding sequence ATGCAAAATATCAATACAAAATCTTTACAATTTTTAAAGAGAGGAGGAAAAAATATTTTTTTTCTGTTTTTTTTTCTGTTCTTCTCGTTTCAAGCAAATGCAGCTGATTTTTACTGGGTGGGAGGTTCTGGAAACTGGAGCGATTTTGCAACACACTGGGCGACTACCTCAGGAGGTGCAACTTTTCAAACAAATGCTCCAACAGCAGCAGATAATGTTTTCTTTGATGTCAATTCAGGAGCAGCAGGCTATACTGTAACTTTAGATATAGCTGCACTAGCAAATAATTTTTCATTTGATGGAAATGCGTTTTCATTTGATGGAACAAATAGCCTTGTTATTAGTGGAACTTCTGCTAATTCTTCTATTCAAGCCATTACTTTTGGGGGAACAAATACCTATACTTTTACAGGTGCTTACACAGCTATTGCAGCCTCTCAAACTCGTTTTACCACTACAGGAGATGTAGATTTTAATGCTAATATAGATATTGGAAATGGTTCTACCTTTAGTTTTACTCCTGATGCAACTACTACAATTACAGGAATATTTACCTCAAATAGCATTTGTTCTGCTCAAAACACAATTAATTCTACTGGTGGAGCTGCCCCTGTTATTTTTACAGCAGCTTCTACTTGGTCAAACACCAATATTACAAACATAAATGCAACAGGAAGTGTAACACTCCAAAGTGGAACAATCACAACAAGCACTGGAATTACAGATAATACTACCAATAGGAATTTATTTTGGGTAGGTGGTACAGGAAACTGGAACAACACAGCAAGATGGTCTTTGACAAGTGGAGGAACAGGAGGAGAATGTGTTCCAACAGCAACTGATGATGTAAATTTTGATGGTGCTTCTGGTCTTGCAGGAGGAACAGTTTCTTTAAATGTTGCTGCTCCTGTTCGAAATTTTAATTATGATGTTGCTGGTGTTACTTTTACTGCTGCCAACCCTCTTACTGTAAATGGAACAACAAATATAGCTGCTACAAGAACTGTTGACTTTGCTGGTGCTAGTTCTTATACTTTTTTAGGCGATTTTACAGCAAATGCTACCACAACGACTAACTTTTCGAATGGAAATTTAGCTGCCTTTGGTAATGTTACTGTTGAAACAGGTTCTACATTTAGATTTTCCTCTTCAACTGGAGGTACAGCAACAGTTTCAGGCACATTTACACCAAATGGAAATTGTTCTAATCCTGTAACTCTTTCAGCAACTGGTGCATTTACTGCACCAGTTAATTTTGCAAATCCACAAACTTGGAGTGGTGTCGATGTAAGTGCAATTAATTCTACTGGAGCAAATGTAACAGTCAATAGTATTAGTGTAGTAGTAACAGGAAACTTTACAGATAACACAACGACTGGACGTACATTATTTTGGGTAGGAGGAACTGGTAATTGGAGTGACCCTATTCATTGGTCTTTAGCTAGTGGAGGAACAGGGGGAGAATGTATTCCTACTTCAATAGATGATGTGTTTTTTGATGCAGCTTCTTTTACAACAGCAGGACAAATAGTAACTATAGATATTGATGCAACCTCTAAAGACCTTGACTGGACAGGAGTAACCAATACGCCTACTCTTACAGGTGCAGCAGCTAGACAATTTATTCTAACAGGTTCATTGACTTTTGCAGCAGCAATGAATCAAACAGGTAACGCTCCTACTTTTGAAGGTTTGATGATATTTTCTTCAGCAACCTCTCAAAACATAATAATGAATGGAAAAGGACTTAATAGAACTCGTTTCCAAACTGGAGCAGCAGGAGAATGGACACTACAAGATGCTTTCTTAGTTAGGAATCAATTATTATTAAACTCTGGAACACTAGATACAAATGATGAAAACGTAACTGCTGGTACATTTTCTACAAATAATATTCTTGTACCCACTAGAAATCTTAATCTAGGAGCTTCAACGATTACTCTTACAAGTGCTTCTACTATAGTTTTAGATTATAGAAATGATACTAATTTCAGTCTAAATTCTGGAACAAGTACAATAAATATATCTAGTAATACCACTACAATAGAAACAGGTATTTTAGCAAAGACAATTTCTAACCTTAATTATATAGGTGCAGGAGTCAGAACAATAAATACAGGTTCTGATGTAAATACAATTACATTTGGAAATATTACTACTGCTAATAATGGAGGACAATTAAACATAAATGGAACTTCTCCTAAAGTATACAATAATATTACGCTTGGAAATAATGTAAGTGGAACAATTACTGGGGCTAATACTAATTTAGGAAATATAATAAATGGAAACGTAACTCTTGGTATAAATGGAGCGAATAATTTTGCTGGAGGTTATGATATTAATGGTGATTTTTCCTTTGGAAATAATAAAACAGTTAGGTTCAATACTGCTAATGATAGTAGATTTGGAGCAACCTTGACTACTGGTACAGCTAGTACATTTGTAGCAGGAGGAAACAAAAACACTACTTTTATAGGAGCTTTTACATTAGGAGATAATTCAACAGCTACATTTAATAACTCAGGAGTAGGAAATTCTAATTCCTTTTCTGATATAAATATGAACAATGGAACTACATTTGCATTTAGTTCTATCACTAATAATACTGTTTCTGGAAATATAAATGTATTGGGTTCTTGTGCTACTCCTATTACACTTACTTCGAATAACCCTCCAAACCAAGCAAGTTTACAACTTACAAATGCTTTATTTTTAGTGGGAGCAACCGTTCAAAATATCAATGCCACAGCACAACCAATAAATGTTGCAAATGGAACACTTGCAAATAATACTAACGTAACAGGAAATTCTGTCAGTAGAGATTTATATTGGGTACATAGTGTAGCAGGTGCAGGAAGTACAACTAATTGGTATAATGCAGCCAACTGGTCTTTGACAAGTGGTGGCGTGACAGGCGAATGTCCTCCTACTATCTATGACAATGTATTTTTTGATGCTAATTCATTTTCAGCAACAGGACAAATTGTTGATATGGATAATGATGCTTTTTGTAGAAATATGGACTGGACAGGTACTACTAACGACCCTTTTTTACAATCTATTGGAGAAGACACTGACCTTACAGTTGGAGGAAACCTTACTTTTGTAAATGGAATGACTGTAGGTACAGGAGGAACAAACCCCAACGAAATTAGAGATATTTACTTTGCTGCTACAAATGCACTGACTACTCCTGTAGTTGTGCCTGCAACCACTAACAATACTATCGATTGGGGAATTCCTAATGAAAACACAGATGGAAAACGTTTTCAAAGAGCTTTTTTCAATCAAAATAAAGAAATGATAGTGGCAGCAACAGCTAGTTGGTCTTTGTCGTCTGCTTTCAATCTTACTCAAGAAGTTCCTTTTGGAAGGCTAACACTTGAAAATGGAGATATTATAACAAACAGTAATCCTATACAGATTCGTATTTTAGATGCAAATGGAGCAGATGGCTCATTGAATATTGGAGACTCTGAAATTACATTACGAGCAACAGGACTTACCTTTGATTTTAGAAATGATGCTAACTTCAACTTTATAAATCCAGGAGCAAATAGCTTTTTTAGTCTAACAAGTGGTGGAGGAAACGTAGAAGGTTATACAGGTTCAGAATCTAAAGAAATGCCTGATATTATTGTTACTCAAAATAATAATGTAACCATAAACTCAGAAAATGGAACTGATAGAATTACATTTAGAAGTATTGATTTACAAGATAATAATGTTCTTTTCAATTTAACAGGAACTTCCCCAAAAACATACTCAGAAGCTCTAGCATTTAATAATGGTATAAATGCAACTTTCGATGGAGGAACAGCCAATGTTGATCGTAGCATCTTTGAGGAAGCTGTAAGTTTCGCAGTCAATTCACAAGCTAATTTTATAGGTAATGACCAATTTGAGAATACATTTACTGTTGCAGGGACAGCAGGAGCTGGTATTCGTTTTACTGGTACGGGACGAAAGCGTTTTCAAGGAGATGTTACACTAGGAGTAGGAAGTTTATTTTCACTTCAAAATACCTCAGGTCCTCCAAATAGCTTTACTAATGTTACTTTGGCAAATTCAACTATATTTGAATTTAGCCCAAATGCAGATAGTAATGTAACAGGAAACTTTGTAGCTATTGCAGACTGTCTTACCCCAATTATTATTCGCTCTTCTATAGCAGGAAATGCTGCAACAGTAGATTTTAATCTTGCTCAAAGTTGGGAAAACACAACCGTTACAGATATTAATAATATTGGTACAGTAGTAATGGTTGATAGTGGTACAGATGGAGGAAACAATACAGGAATAGATTTCTCAACTATTACTTTAAGAACCTTATATTGGGTACACAATGGAAATCCATCAGCAGCAACAGGAGCAAGCCCAACAGCTTTTGCTCTTGGAAATTGGAATGATCCCAACAACTGGTCACTTACTTCTGGTGGACAAACTGGAGAATGTCCTCCAACATTAAATGATGATGTATTCTTTGATGCTAATTCATTTGGAGCAGGAAGCCAAATTGTAAATATAGATGTAAATGCACAAGCAAGAGATATGACTTGGACAGGAGCAACAGGAGTTCCTATCCTTACAGGAAGTCCTATATTTAATATTCAAATTGGAGGTTCATTGACTTTTATAAATGATATCAATTTTACATTTGCAGGTGAAACCTTCTTTAGAAATACTAACACTGGCACAAATATAATTACCTCTGATGGACAAGTATTTAATGGAAATGTTATTTTTTATGATAACACATTAGGTACAGGCATTTGGCAACTAGCAGATGATTTTGCAACTAATCAAACCTTCAACTTAGTAGACGGAACATTCACTACAAGCCCAGCAAATCATCAGCTAACAGCTAGAATTATAGATGTATTTGCTATAGCTAATGGCGTAGGAGACCCTACTAGAGAATTAAACTTAAATGGTTCGGTAGCCAATGCAACTAGAAACGGTGGACTTGCTGTAGATTTTAGAGGAAATACAGCTAATTTCGTTTTGAGTTCTACTGCAACCTCCGAACTTCATATTACTGGTGTTGGAGATATCGATTTAGAAATGGGAGAAGCAGCCAAAACAATTCCTAATCTATTCATTGATAATGCTACTACAGGAAATACAATAAATGTAAATTCTTCTAATATAGAAAACAACTTGAATCGAATTACTTTTAGAGATGTTACTGCTTTACAGAATAATCTCACTTTTAATATGAATGGAGATGCTCCAAAAACGTATGGTAATATTCTCTTTCCTGATAATGCTTTAGTAGATTTCAGAGGAGTAACTAATGCTGCTCCGTTAGTTAATTTTTACACAGGAACAGTTACTTTCGGACAAAATACACGAATAGATTGGTATGGAGATAATCAGTTCCAACAAGCTGTTACGATAGCAAGTACGACTAATGACGGTAATGCTGTTCGTTTGCACGAAGATAATGAGTTTTTGGCTACAGCTCCACTTACTTTCTCAACAGTAGGAATAGCAAGATTTACAGCAGGTAATAATGATAGAACAAATATATTCCGTGCGCCAGTTAATTTCTTGGGAGGGCGAAATGTGGTTGTTTTCAATGGTAATCAGACTACAATAGCTCGTTTTATAAGCACATTATTCATTGCTTCAACAGCAGCACAACAAGCTTATATCGATTTTCAAGCCCGTCCAGAGTTTCATGCTCAAGTAGAATTTGGAGAAGCAGCAGGAGGGAATGCCACAACACAAGTAAGATTCCGTAGAGGATTAGACTTTGGACCTGCTCCATTAGGCACTAGATTCATTACAGGAAATGACAGTCGTATAGATTTTGAAAATCCAGATGTTTCTGTTATTAGAGATATGGAGGTAGGAGAAAATAATGTTCTTACTTTTGAAAACGATTTGACAATTGATAATCTAAATCTTTCTCGTTTTGATGTTGTGAACTTCCCAAATAGTGATGGAACAGCTCCAAACAATGGGGTTACAGCAGTTACAGGTTTTGTACGTGCTAGAGAAGGTTGTGCAGGTTGGATAAACATTCGCTCAAACCTAACAGGAGTACAAGCAAATATAGATTTCCAAAATGCACATACAGGATTAAATGGATTTTTATATACATTTATTCAAGATATAAATAATGTGGGTGGAAATGTAGTAGAGGCAGACCCTGCTATTGTTTCTGATATTGGTAATAACTCAAACATTACCTTCATTAATAATCAACCTTCACGCACTTTTTATTGGGTAGAAAGTGATAATGGAAATTACAGTGGTAATTGGAATGACTTAAATGCTGATAATCACTGGTCATTAGTTGGTTCTGGTGGAGCACCTTCTTATTGTATCCCTACTGCCAATGACAACGTAATTTTTGATGATAACTCTTTTGCAGGAGCAGGTACAGAAACTGTAAATATTGACAATTTCTTTTCCTATTGTAAAAATATGACTTGGTCTGCTTCTGATGCAAATAGAGGAAGATTAATAGGAGATAATTTACATACTGTGCAAGTTTTTGGAAACCTCATTTTTGCAGATTTTGCATCAGATAGAGATTGGAATGACTTCCCAGGTACATTTGAGTTTAAAGGAACAAATGTAGGACAAGCAAAAACCCTTCTATCAAACGGATCTAGATTTTTTGGTCCTGTTATATTTAATGCTCCTTTTGATGACTGGACTCTCTCAGACTCTATGCGTGTAGAAGGAGGAGGAAGAGCAAATATTACTATCAGCTATGGAGATGTATTTGCAACTGATAAAAATATTAGATTAGAACATGATTGGATAATAACCAATAATGCTGTAAGCCTTCCACAAGCTCGCTTTATAGCAGGTACAGGAACAGTAACTTTTGATGGAAATACTGATGCTGATATTACAATAGCAGATGTAGAAACAGGAGCTGCTTGTACAGAATGTACTTCAGTAGGTAGCACTTGTAGTACAAGTCCTTTTTATAACTTAACCAATGAAAAACCTTGGAATAGAAGAACAGAGATAAATACTACTATATCTATTCTCAATAACTTCCATATTGTAGGAGGGTATTTTGAAGATGATGGATTCCAAATTAGAGGTAATGCTACAGGAAATGTATATATGTCTCATAACACATTGTTACGTTTAGGAGATAATAATGATGCGACTGTATTTCCTACTTGTTATCTTCCTGCTAATATAATCTTATCTAAGGGAGCTACAGATGGTTTAGTAGATGATAATTCATTTCCTGTAAATGCAAGTACACAAGCATCTATTGTAGAATATCGTTGTCCTGATGAGCAAATGATAGCAGGAGGAACAGATTTTACGTATGGAACTCTAAGAATAATTAGTAATAATACTTCAAATGGAAACAATGTAAAACGTTTTACAGGAGAAGCTACTATTGAAGGAGCTTTCTTTATAGGAAATGAACAGACGGTTTATGATATGGGTTACCAACTTAGAGGAAATAGCCATAACCAAGCTAATAACATTTTGAGTACAGGAAATAATGTAACCTTAATTTTGGGTACAAATCAGACAGCAAGCGAACGTACTTATACAGCAACAAATGTTCCTCTTAATGTAACCGTTCCCCCAGTAGTAACAGCAGATATAGCAACTACTTTCCCTAAATTCACAACAGGAGATGGTACTTTTGGAAATGGTGTATTTAGTGATGCAAAAGTTAGTTTGAGTACAAACTCTACAGTGATTTTCAATGCAAATGCAGACCAAGAAGTAGCAGGAGGAATTACGTATGGAAGTATCATTTTGAGATCAACAGGTTCAGATATAGCAAACCCAATACTCAAAACAGTCACACAACATAATGGAGCTAGTGCTGGAGAAATGACTATTGCAGCAGATGCACTTGTAGAATCATTTAATCACTTTATAGATGATGGTTTCCAAATCACAGGTAATGCAACAGGTACTTTTACAGGAGAAGCAAACTCTAAAATGATTATTGGAAATCAGACAAGTGGTACTAACTTCCCAGACACTTTCATCAGAGCAAATATTTCTTTAGATGCTAACGACCACGAAACAATCTACAATGCAGATGTTCCTCAGTTTATGTCTAATGAACCTATTTATGGAAACCTTACTCTAACAGCTCCAAACTCTATAGATGCTGAATTAATAGAAAAACGTTTCCGACCAGACCCAGCAGGAACAAATGCAGGTCTTACAGCAGATATAAATGGAAACCTTCTTATAAATCCAAGAAACCATTTAATTGATGAAGGAAATCAAATTAGAGGGCTTGCTCCAAAATCTGTTACAATGAATAGTGATGCTCCTCTAGGAGAAAGTATGCTTACTTTAGGAACAAATGGAGGAACAGACATTGCAACTCAATTCCCACTTACATTTGGAACAATTGTGTTAAATGACTTAACAACTGTTATTTACAATACAGGAAGTGGTCAAAATCAAAATGTAAGAGGTGCAGGCTTAAATGGAATTGCGACAGGGACAGATTCATATTATAACTTGATTATTCAATCAGGAAATGAATTTACAGCTCGTAAGATTCTGCAAGCTGCTACTCGTATTCGTAATAATTTTACGATAAGAACAGGAAGTCGTTTTGAAGATAATAGAAACCAAGTTACTGGAAGTGTGGCAACAGGAATTATTACAATGGAAAACGGTGCAAACCTTTATATAGGATTAAATAACGGAAGTATCCAAACCGTTTTTCCTACAAATTATGAAAGAGCTAGAATCAATTTAGATAATAATTCTACGGTGCGTTATCAGTCTCGTAGAACAACAGCTCCTTTTCAATTTGTTTCTAGTGAGCCTATTTATGGTAATTTATTCTTAGCTTCTGGATATGGTTCAGCAGGTGCAAATATTCCTAAAATAATTGTACCTACTCCAGTAATTGCTACCAATACAACGCTTACAGTAACTAGAACGCTTACAGTAGATTATAGAGTTCGTTTTGAAGATACAGGTATTCAAATTATTGGAAATGCTCTAAATATTGCCAATAATTTATTAGTAAGAGATGGGTCAGAGCTTGTGCTAGGAACTGCTACGCAAGCAACCCTATTCCCAACACTTTATCCTAGAGTAAATACTAATTTAAGTCATTTACAACCAACAAAAAGTACAGTTATCTATAATTCAGGAGTAACAGGAAATAATATTTCTGCAGAACCTAACTATGGAAATGTAACCCTAACTAATGCAGCAGCATCTGGAACAGTTACTAAAGAGCTATTAGGAACAACAGATATATATGGAAATCTCTTGATACAAAACCGAAATAATCTTGAGGTAACAGCTTCTAATCATCAAATTAATTTGAGAGGAAACTGGACATGTCAGCCAACAGGTTCTTTTAATTCTCAGCAAGGAAGAGTGGTATTAAATGGTACAACCGAACAACGCATCACAACAAATGCTCAAAAATTCTTTGAGTTAGAAGCAAGTTCAACTGGTGGTAGTTTCCGTATGATGGATGATATTACTATTAAAGAAGATGGCAAAACTATCTTCAATACTGGTTTATTTATTCCTGACGATGTGGCATTAGGAACAAATAGTACAAGAATGATGATTTTTGAAAGAAATGCTTCTATAGATGGCTCAAGCACATATTCTGTTGGAGGATGGGTCTCTACTTCTGCTGCTGCTCCTTTATCAGCAGATGGTCCTAGCAATGCAAGTCACGTGGTAGGTAAAGTTCAGAAAATTGGAGAAGATGCTTTTATATTCCCAATCGGAAATGGTATTAGTTATGCTCCTGCTGGATTGAGTGAAAGAAATAATAATGCTGCTGTCTTTGAAGCTCGCTATGTAGGACCTCGCTTACCTACCCTTGATGGATATGATGTAAATTTGAAAGAACCTTCAATCCAAGTGGTTAGTAATGTAGAATATTGGTTGATAAATAATGAAGGTGCTGCCGATGAAGCCTTTGTTTATTTAAGTTGGGAAGCTGCTAGAAGTGTAGCTTATCAGCCAGAAGGACTTTTAGTATTGCGTTGGGATGATCCAACTCCAATATGGCAAAACAAACTTAATGGAGGACATACAAATGCTTCGGCACAAGGTGTGGTTGTTAGTCAAGCCAAAATTAGCAATTTTAGTCCATTTACTTTGGGTTCAATTACTAATTTTAATCCGTTACCATTAGATTTACTTGCATTTGATGCCAAACTAGAAGGAGAATCTGTAAAAGTAACTTGGGAGACTATTAATGAACAAAACAATTCTCACTTTATGGTAGAGTGTAGTCAAGATGGTAATTCATTCAGCTCTTTGGGACGTGTAGACGCAAAAGGAACTGGATTAGAAGGAACTTTTAATTATCAATTCTGGGATGCAGAACCATTCACAGGACTTTCATACTATCGCTTACAACAAGTTGATAAAAATGGGTCTTTTGAATATTCTCCTGTAAGAAGCGTATTATTTGAAAAAGTAATAAGTGGAATAAAAGGAGAAGTTAGTCTATATCCAAATCCAAATGGTGGTGCTCGTTTTTATCTAAATCTAGATGGAAAACTTACTATAGACGCACAAATTCAAATTGTAGATATGACTGGTAGAATTGTTCACCAACAAGATGTACAAAAAGGAGGAGCAGACATAGTAATTACTCCTATGCGAGTATTACCAGCAGGAGCATATCTCTTGCGTTTTGTCACTGCAACAGAATCCATTACAAAGAAATTTGTAGTAGAGTAA